The proteins below are encoded in one region of Planctopirus limnophila DSM 3776:
- a CDS encoding error-prone DNA polymerase, whose amino-acid sequence MSYAELHCLTNFSFLEAASHPDEMVARAAELGYSALAVTDINSLAGVVRANTATKDHPPLKLIVGSEIRPVDASPIVVWVKDRRGYANLCRLITTGRRRAPKGECHLTLDDIAQHAAGLLAGVVPPLHCEEFSINDAYLYRDIFGEAFLLAELHRGPHDHYRRGWLQDLSRQTNLPLVAAGNVLFHVPDRKPLHDVLTAIRLGTTVAQVGEALQTNAQRHLRPLDSLKAIYGDIPGALERTLMIAEQCTFSLDELRYEYPEELAPPGFSPIQYLQHLTWQGAEQRYPHGLPEKIRHLLEHELNLIEELRYEPYFLTVWDIVRFARSRDILCQGRGSAANSAVCYCLGITAVDPERIDVLFERFISRERDEAPDIDVDFEHERREEVLQYLYNKYGRERAGIAAVTITYRPRSAIRDVGKALGFSLDLVDRLAKNADHYRASDDFRLRCQEAGLDIRSITGRQFVHLVGELLGFPRHLSQHVGGMVITRGPLHELVPIENAAMDGRTVVQWNKDDLDDLGILKVDCLALGMLTAIRKCFALVESTTGKTLTLASIPEGDERVYDMICRADTMGVFQIESRAQMSMLPRLKPRCYYDLVIEVAIVRPGPIQGDMVHPYLRRRFGEEEETYPNEAIRRVLKKTLGVPLFQEQCMQLAIVAAGFTPGEADQLRRAMGAWRRPGVIDQFRQKLLDGMKQHGLEGEFAERVFQQIRGFGEYGFPESHAASFALLVYVSAWLKYHFPAQFTAAVINSQPMGFYAPSQLVQDVRKHQIEVRPVDVNRSEWDCTLEQESLRLGFCLIKGLQESAALTVVESRRDGSFTSMHDFVRRTSLPQAQVERLAEADALASLNQTRRVAVWNALSVSKKPRQRTLFDDLEPEEEPEATLPTMAPEEEVHADYRMTGLSLRSHPLAFHRERLETLGIIPAERLAQVPDDTLVKVAGIVLMRQRPSTAKGITFVTIEDETGTANLVVHIQTWERFRKITRHSQAWIVHGHVECKETVIHVIVRRIEDLSTRLSSLPLKSRDFR is encoded by the coding sequence ATGTCTTACGCCGAACTGCATTGCCTGACCAACTTCTCGTTTCTGGAAGCAGCGTCTCATCCCGACGAGATGGTTGCCCGTGCTGCCGAACTGGGCTATTCCGCACTGGCAGTCACTGACATCAACTCGCTCGCGGGCGTGGTACGAGCCAACACCGCCACCAAGGATCATCCACCACTCAAGCTGATCGTCGGGTCCGAAATCCGCCCTGTCGATGCCTCGCCGATCGTGGTGTGGGTCAAGGATCGTCGAGGTTACGCCAACCTGTGTCGGCTCATCACGACCGGTCGACGACGGGCACCGAAGGGAGAGTGTCACCTCACTTTAGACGACATCGCTCAGCACGCTGCCGGGCTATTGGCAGGAGTGGTTCCGCCTTTGCACTGTGAAGAGTTTTCCATCAACGACGCTTACCTTTATCGAGACATCTTCGGTGAAGCATTTCTACTGGCCGAACTGCATCGAGGTCCGCACGACCACTACCGACGTGGCTGGCTGCAAGACCTGTCTCGACAAACGAACCTCCCGCTTGTGGCAGCGGGAAACGTGCTGTTTCACGTCCCTGACCGCAAACCGCTGCATGATGTTCTGACAGCGATCCGGCTTGGCACGACGGTTGCCCAAGTCGGAGAAGCCCTTCAGACCAACGCCCAGCGTCATCTGCGTCCACTGGATTCACTCAAGGCGATCTATGGCGACATACCAGGGGCGTTGGAACGGACGTTGATGATTGCCGAACAGTGTACGTTCTCGCTCGATGAACTCCGCTACGAGTACCCTGAAGAACTCGCTCCACCCGGCTTCTCACCGATTCAATACCTGCAACATCTGACGTGGCAGGGAGCCGAACAGAGATATCCGCACGGGTTGCCGGAGAAGATCCGACATCTTTTGGAACACGAACTGAACCTGATTGAAGAACTCCGCTATGAGCCGTACTTCCTTACGGTTTGGGATATCGTGCGTTTTGCCCGATCCCGTGACATTCTCTGCCAGGGACGCGGATCGGCAGCGAACTCGGCGGTTTGTTATTGCCTGGGAATTACTGCCGTTGATCCTGAACGGATCGATGTGCTCTTCGAGCGGTTCATCAGCCGGGAACGGGACGAAGCTCCCGACATCGATGTCGATTTCGAGCACGAACGCCGGGAAGAGGTCTTGCAGTACCTCTACAATAAGTACGGAAGGGAACGAGCGGGGATCGCCGCCGTCACAATCACTTACCGCCCCCGTTCGGCGATTCGGGATGTGGGCAAGGCCTTAGGGTTCTCGCTCGATCTGGTGGATCGACTGGCCAAGAACGCAGACCACTACCGGGCTTCTGACGATTTCCGTCTGCGATGTCAGGAAGCGGGACTCGACATCCGGTCAATCACCGGTCGGCAGTTCGTGCATCTTGTCGGAGAGCTTCTCGGATTTCCACGGCATCTCTCACAGCACGTCGGTGGGATGGTCATCACGCGAGGTCCGTTGCATGAACTTGTTCCCATCGAGAATGCGGCGATGGATGGACGCACGGTCGTGCAATGGAATAAGGACGATCTTGACGATCTTGGCATCCTCAAAGTCGATTGTCTGGCACTAGGGATGTTGACCGCTATTCGCAAGTGCTTCGCTCTGGTCGAATCGACGACCGGCAAGACCCTCACGCTGGCGAGTATTCCCGAAGGAGATGAACGTGTCTATGACATGATCTGCCGTGCCGACACGATGGGAGTGTTTCAGATTGAGAGCCGGGCCCAGATGTCAATGCTCCCCAGGCTCAAGCCGCGCTGTTACTACGATCTCGTGATCGAGGTCGCTATCGTGCGTCCGGGTCCCATTCAAGGTGACATGGTTCACCCGTACCTGCGACGACGTTTCGGTGAAGAAGAGGAAACGTATCCCAATGAAGCTATCCGGCGAGTGCTGAAGAAGACGCTTGGCGTCCCGCTCTTCCAGGAGCAGTGTATGCAACTGGCGATTGTGGCGGCGGGATTTACTCCGGGGGAAGCCGATCAATTGCGTCGAGCAATGGGAGCATGGAGACGCCCCGGCGTCATCGACCAGTTCCGTCAAAAGCTGCTCGATGGCATGAAGCAGCATGGACTGGAAGGGGAGTTCGCCGAACGGGTCTTTCAGCAGATACGTGGTTTCGGGGAGTACGGCTTTCCAGAAAGCCATGCAGCCAGCTTCGCCTTACTGGTCTACGTCTCGGCATGGCTCAAGTACCACTTCCCCGCTCAATTCACGGCGGCGGTCATCAACAGTCAACCCATGGGGTTCTACGCTCCATCTCAACTGGTGCAGGATGTTCGCAAACATCAGATCGAGGTTCGGCCTGTGGACGTGAACCGTAGCGAGTGGGATTGCACGCTCGAACAAGAGAGTCTTCGTCTTGGTTTTTGTCTCATCAAAGGATTACAGGAATCTGCCGCTTTGACCGTCGTGGAAAGCCGACGTGATGGCTCCTTCACGTCGATGCATGATTTCGTTCGTCGCACATCACTCCCTCAAGCCCAGGTTGAACGACTGGCGGAAGCGGACGCTCTGGCCAGCCTGAATCAGACTCGCCGGGTAGCGGTCTGGAATGCGTTGTCGGTCTCGAAAAAGCCTCGGCAAAGAACGCTCTTCGACGATCTCGAACCGGAGGAGGAACCAGAGGCGACCTTACCGACGATGGCCCCCGAAGAAGAAGTTCATGCCGACTACCGGATGACGGGGCTCTCTTTGCGGTCTCATCCTCTGGCGTTCCACCGAGAACGGCTTGAAACGCTGGGAATCATTCCGGCAGAACGTCTCGCTCAAGTTCCTGATGACACGCTCGTAAAAGTCGCTGGGATCGTACTGATGCGGCAGCGTCCCAGCACTGCCAAGGGAATCACCTTCGTGACAATTGAGGATGAGACCGGCACGGCCAATCTCGTTGTTCACATTCAGACATGGGAACGCTTTCGAAAGATCACCCGCCATTCTCAAGCCTGGATTGTCCACGGACACGTCGAATGCAAGGAGACCGTGATTCACGTCATCGTCCGCCGGATCGAGGATCTTTCGACTCGACTTTCCTCACTTCCACTAAAGTCACGGGACTTCAGGTGA
- a CDS encoding Y-family DNA polymerase: protein MRTGTQRILCLWFPEWTLQRLIVARPELDRCLLLLTERMQRGEFVRYGNRLAQKRGVRVGMPVSEARTFFQPRDRIIMEAVQSPQDRQALIELALRCERFSFRIGLEDTDRPESILMDVTGVAQFFSGEQALAEELDRALSNKRYHSRIAISETIGSAWAAAHFLAGSHQPVVIPAGELHRLEPLPVMGLRLDDSTLAKLQRLGIQTIRQVLDLDRASLTRRFGAEIVTRLDQLKGRRPESITPCHPLPTYRVERNLEEGISHPEAIEHLWSLLLRQLLDLLTPKCLGTRHLECRLIMEDRTSQSLSLRLCEATSDQQHITDLLRFQQEKLRLPSPVITLIMEALDVSPLEAAQQELFDGGTRGHARQFSMLVNRLSSRLGAEAVLVPCLLPDPVPERAVQMHQVSDVNSAESTTFPARFHGVDRPTALFPEPRPVEVIAMLPDGPPAVLFWQGIRFDISYSTEPERIESGWWDGEYVCRDYYRVETASGQWLWVFRRLQDHCWFWHGEFF from the coding sequence ATGAGAACAGGCACTCAGCGAATCCTCTGCCTCTGGTTCCCCGAATGGACGCTCCAGCGACTTATCGTCGCTCGACCGGAACTTGACCGATGTCTCCTCCTGCTGACCGAGCGGATGCAACGGGGAGAGTTCGTTCGCTATGGCAACCGACTGGCACAGAAACGTGGCGTGCGGGTAGGAATGCCGGTCTCGGAAGCCCGGACGTTTTTCCAACCTCGCGACCGCATCATTATGGAAGCGGTCCAGTCTCCACAGGATCGACAAGCATTAATTGAACTCGCTCTGCGTTGTGAGCGGTTCAGCTTTCGTATTGGACTGGAAGATACCGACCGCCCCGAAAGCATTCTGATGGATGTGACCGGGGTCGCCCAATTCTTTTCCGGTGAGCAGGCACTCGCCGAGGAATTAGACCGAGCACTCTCAAACAAGCGTTATCACAGTCGGATCGCCATCAGCGAGACCATCGGCTCAGCTTGGGCAGCAGCTCATTTTCTGGCAGGTTCGCATCAGCCAGTCGTTATCCCTGCAGGAGAACTCCACCGGCTGGAACCGCTGCCTGTGATGGGGCTGCGGTTAGACGACTCCACGCTGGCCAAACTGCAGCGGCTGGGCATCCAGACCATTCGTCAGGTGCTGGATTTGGATCGTGCTTCGCTGACACGCCGCTTCGGAGCAGAAATTGTCACTCGCCTTGATCAACTCAAAGGACGACGCCCGGAGTCGATCACCCCTTGCCATCCGCTGCCAACGTATCGGGTCGAGCGAAATCTCGAAGAGGGCATTTCTCACCCGGAAGCCATTGAACATCTCTGGTCTCTGCTGCTGCGACAACTGCTGGACTTGCTCACCCCGAAATGCCTCGGCACTCGCCATCTGGAATGCCGGTTGATCATGGAAGACCGTACCTCACAATCGTTGAGCCTTCGTCTCTGCGAAGCAACCAGCGATCAGCAGCACATCACCGATCTGCTGCGGTTCCAACAGGAAAAACTGCGGCTTCCATCTCCGGTTATCACTCTGATCATGGAAGCGCTGGACGTATCCCCTCTCGAAGCTGCCCAACAGGAGTTGTTCGATGGAGGCACACGAGGTCATGCACGGCAATTCTCGATGCTGGTAAATCGTCTCAGCAGCCGTCTGGGGGCAGAAGCTGTCCTCGTCCCCTGCTTGCTTCCCGATCCTGTTCCCGAACGAGCGGTGCAAATGCATCAGGTATCCGATGTAAACTCTGCGGAGTCCACCACGTTCCCCGCACGATTTCATGGGGTTGATCGTCCCACGGCCTTATTTCCTGAGCCAAGACCTGTTGAGGTCATCGCTATGTTGCCAGACGGGCCTCCCGCTGTGCTGTTCTGGCAGGGAATACGGTTCGACATTTCCTATTCGACGGAACCGGAGCGAATCGAATCCGGCTGGTGGGATGGTGAATACGTCTGCCGGGACTACTACCGTGTCGAAACAGCTTCAGGCCAATGGCTGTGGGTCTTCCGACGCCTTCAGGATCATTGCTGGTTCTGGCATGGGGAGTTCTTTTAA
- a CDS encoding ImuA family protein, giving the protein MGKLNLYDTQKQTIVELQSRIRAWERGASLYSTHYLKTGCGALDTLFPGQGVRQGSLVEWLGDGNSSGAGTVSLITGWRVCPAGRPLVLIDTRHDLFPLSLSLLGFDLSRLILIRPASKREALWACEEALRCEAVGVVWANIEQITSTSFRRLQLAAEDSAGIGFLVRSAKAVHQPSWAEVRFKVYPRPSLRGSPGFQVEVISHHGKPHHSMADIMIDSWKGTLYENRHSANPLPLVPRMDAPATYRRSTGT; this is encoded by the coding sequence ATGGGGAAACTGAATCTTTACGATACCCAGAAGCAGACAATTGTCGAACTCCAAAGCCGGATTCGGGCTTGGGAACGAGGAGCTTCATTATACTCAACACATTATCTCAAAACAGGTTGTGGTGCCTTGGACACCCTGTTTCCCGGCCAGGGAGTGCGTCAGGGGAGCCTTGTCGAGTGGCTGGGAGATGGTAATTCCAGCGGTGCTGGCACAGTTTCCCTGATAACTGGTTGGAGGGTCTGCCCTGCAGGACGTCCGCTGGTGCTGATCGACACTCGCCACGACTTGTTTCCACTGTCGCTTTCGCTGCTGGGCTTTGATCTCTCCCGGCTGATCCTGATTCGACCAGCTTCCAAGCGGGAGGCTCTCTGGGCGTGTGAAGAGGCATTACGCTGCGAAGCGGTCGGGGTCGTCTGGGCGAATATCGAGCAAATCACCAGCACCAGCTTTCGACGTCTTCAATTGGCAGCGGAAGATTCAGCAGGGATCGGCTTTCTCGTGAGATCCGCGAAAGCCGTGCATCAACCTTCATGGGCAGAAGTCCGGTTCAAGGTTTATCCACGCCCTTCTCTGCGTGGCTCACCCGGCTTTCAAGTGGAAGTTATTTCCCATCACGGGAAACCCCATCACTCCATGGCGGACATCATGATCGACAGCTGGAAGGGAACGCTTTATGAGAACAGGCACTCAGCGAATCCTCTGCCTCTGGTTCCCCGAATGGACGCTCCAGCGACTTATCGTCGCTCGACCGGAACTTGA
- a CDS encoding SOS response-associated peptidase — protein sequence MCGRYTLRTHLNQLLQLYAAQSQVEWEPRYNIAPTQQVAAVRSIPDSTSRELVLLRWGLVPAWADDLKIGNHMINARAETLAEKPSFKTALRRRRCLVLADGFYEWRQEGKIKQPLFIRMKDAKPFAFAGLWERWTKSGTPIETCTIITTNANTLMSELHDRMPVILSQAAADIWLDQDIEQPEPLLSLLGPYPDDEMEAYPVSTLVNSPKNESSECIVPIASE from the coding sequence ATGTGCGGTCGGTACACCCTCAGAACTCATCTCAACCAACTGCTCCAGCTCTATGCTGCCCAGTCGCAGGTCGAGTGGGAGCCACGCTACAACATCGCTCCCACACAGCAGGTCGCTGCTGTCCGTTCCATCCCTGATTCGACTTCACGGGAACTGGTGCTGTTGCGATGGGGACTGGTACCGGCCTGGGCGGACGACCTCAAAATCGGCAACCACATGATCAATGCCCGTGCGGAGACTCTCGCCGAAAAACCGTCGTTCAAGACCGCACTGAGACGCCGCCGCTGTCTCGTCCTGGCGGACGGCTTCTACGAATGGAGGCAGGAAGGCAAAATAAAACAGCCCCTCTTCATTCGCATGAAGGACGCAAAACCGTTTGCATTCGCCGGTCTTTGGGAACGCTGGACGAAATCCGGCACGCCCATCGAGACCTGCACGATCATTACGACGAACGCTAACACCCTCATGTCGGAATTGCACGACCGCATGCCGGTCATCCTTTCCCAGGCTGCTGCTGATATCTGGCTGGATCAGGACATCGAACAACCGGAGCCGCTGCTGTCGTTGCTCGGCCCCTATCCCGACGATGAGATGGAGGCTTATCCCGTCAGCACGCTGGTCAATTCACCGAAGAATGAATCCAGCGAATGCATCGTCCCAATCGCATCGGAGTAA
- a CDS encoding NADH-quinone oxidoreductase subunit D, which translates to MPQFADQRIIELDVRTDEMLVNMGPQHPSTHGVLRLVLRTDGEIVHEVIPHLGYLHRCAEKIGEHLAPPQWVPYTDRMDYLAAMNMNLGFSLTVEKLMSQVAPPKAQLIRVFVAELNRIASHLLGMGAYGLDLGSFTPFLYGFREREIILDLLEEVCGARLTYSYVTPGGVTHDLPEAIPIPPGLAMLTGRPAGATISWVDAVILFLDWLGPRIDDYHTLLTENHIFVQRTAGLGVLTREKAISYGCSGPVLRGSGVEFDLRRHGDKIYTSLYEKFEFDIPTAPFRNAPREVIVGDNWCRFYVRMLEVTQSMRILRQAADLWTIGGVSQDPAGHKVPYRLTTKLPAAEVYLETECPRGQMGFYVIGNGAAEPLRTRAKSSSFCNLSVISELCQGVLLADIPSIAGSLDIVMGEIDR; encoded by the coding sequence ATGCCTCAATTTGCCGACCAGAGGATTATCGAACTTGACGTTCGCACCGACGAAATGCTGGTCAATATGGGGCCACAACACCCCAGCACGCATGGTGTTTTGCGACTTGTACTCCGAACTGACGGCGAAATTGTTCACGAAGTCATTCCTCACCTGGGATATCTGCATCGCTGTGCCGAAAAAATCGGTGAGCATCTCGCACCTCCCCAGTGGGTTCCTTACACAGACCGCATGGATTATCTCGCGGCCATGAACATGAACCTGGGTTTCTCCCTGACAGTGGAGAAACTCATGTCGCAGGTGGCTCCTCCAAAAGCTCAGTTAATCCGGGTCTTTGTCGCTGAACTCAACCGCATTGCCAGCCATCTTCTCGGGATGGGTGCCTACGGGCTCGACCTGGGTTCATTTACCCCCTTTCTTTATGGGTTTCGCGAGCGCGAAATTATTCTTGATCTGCTCGAAGAGGTTTGCGGCGCTCGACTGACTTACAGCTACGTCACTCCGGGTGGAGTCACTCACGATCTCCCCGAAGCCATCCCGATTCCACCTGGTCTGGCGATGCTCACCGGCAGGCCAGCGGGTGCCACGATCTCGTGGGTCGACGCCGTGATTCTCTTCCTCGATTGGCTGGGCCCCAGAATCGATGACTACCATACACTTCTGACAGAAAATCATATCTTCGTCCAAAGGACAGCCGGCCTGGGAGTGTTGACTCGCGAAAAAGCCATCTCTTACGGCTGCTCAGGGCCCGTGCTTCGCGGGAGTGGAGTGGAGTTCGATCTTCGTCGTCATGGAGATAAAATCTATACGTCCCTCTACGAAAAGTTTGAGTTCGATATCCCCACGGCCCCTTTTCGCAATGCTCCGCGCGAAGTCATTGTGGGGGATAACTGGTGTCGTTTTTATGTCCGCATGCTGGAAGTCACACAATCGATGCGCATCTTGAGGCAAGCAGCCGATCTTTGGACGATTGGCGGAGTTTCTCAGGATCCCGCCGGACACAAAGTCCCCTATCGGCTGACAACCAAACTTCCTGCTGCAGAAGTTTATCTGGAAACAGAATGCCCTCGCGGCCAGATGGGTTTCTACGTCATCGGCAATGGAGCTGCCGAACCTCTCCGGACTCGAGCAAAAAGCTCCTCGTTCTGTAATCTCTCGGTGATCAGCGAACTCTGCCAGGGAGTCCTCCTGGCAGACATCCCCTCAATCGCCGGCTCTCTCGATATCGTGATGGGCGAGATCGATCGATAA
- a CDS encoding NADH-quinone oxidoreductase subunit C — MSSPTFEFALLEQQLPGGSVRLVEAATGDSWIELKSHALRQACQILRDHQDCQFNVLSDLTAVDWFSPAGKKPVIADPRFEVVYHLLSLSRRQTLTLKVILPRPGGDELSKDAELPEIPSIADLWLAANWHEREAFDMFGIRFKGHPDLRRILCPEDWEGYPLRKDYEFPLEYHGIRGR; from the coding sequence ATGTCCAGCCCGACTTTTGAATTCGCTCTGCTAGAGCAACAACTCCCCGGTGGTTCCGTCCGCCTGGTTGAAGCCGCCACCGGCGACTCGTGGATCGAACTGAAGAGCCATGCCCTTCGCCAGGCCTGCCAGATACTGCGAGATCACCAGGATTGCCAGTTCAATGTTCTTTCGGATCTGACAGCCGTTGACTGGTTCAGCCCGGCAGGGAAAAAACCGGTCATTGCCGACCCACGTTTCGAAGTCGTCTATCACCTGCTTTCACTCTCTCGTCGGCAGACACTGACTTTGAAAGTGATTTTGCCTCGACCAGGTGGAGATGAACTGTCCAAGGACGCTGAACTCCCCGAGATCCCGTCGATTGCCGACCTTTGGCTGGCGGCCAATTGGCACGAGCGCGAAGCCTTCGATATGTTTGGAATTCGTTTTAAGGGTCATCCCGATTTACGGCGGATTCTTTGTCCAGAAGACTGGGAAGGGTATCCACTTCGCAAAGATTATGAATTCCCGCTGGAATATCATGGAATTCGCGGACGATGA
- a CDS encoding NADH-quinone oxidoreductase subunit A has product MTDVAGHLLIFTLCGVVLFVIPLVIGRWIRPDRPSAAKDDIYECGEPTIGSSFIQFDLRFYVVALLFIVFDVELVFFFPWAQVFGSAIHLADTSISADAANHLTSTLFPEILSPSASQQNSATSTTSLHPRAALALGWMSFVDVIIFFAVLLVGFAYLWKRGDLDWVRADELKSIANPSHR; this is encoded by the coding sequence ATGACAGACGTTGCTGGCCATTTATTGATCTTCACTCTCTGCGGCGTTGTGCTCTTTGTCATCCCGCTGGTCATCGGAAGATGGATTCGACCTGACCGACCTTCTGCTGCCAAAGACGATATCTACGAATGTGGTGAACCAACCATCGGATCGAGCTTTATTCAGTTTGATCTCAGATTTTATGTCGTTGCACTCCTCTTTATCGTGTTCGATGTGGAACTGGTTTTCTTCTTCCCCTGGGCACAGGTGTTCGGCTCAGCCATTCATCTGGCGGATACTTCAATCTCTGCCGACGCTGCCAATCATCTCACTTCGACACTCTTTCCAGAGATACTTTCTCCCTCAGCCTCTCAGCAAAATTCTGCAACCTCAACAACCAGCCTGCATCCCAGGGCAGCACTGGCATTAGGCTGGATGTCATTTGTTGATGTCATCATCTTCTTTGCAGTGCTCCTCGTCGGGTTTGCCTACCTCTGGAAACGGGGGGACCTGGATTGGGTGCGGGCTGACGAATTGAAATCCATTGCCAATCCATCCCACAGATAA
- a CDS encoding DUF2203 domain-containing protein, whose product MQAPATRSRRYTFASAKKSMPLVQAITKDIVELHRDLLARHSRLQEMKSRHRRANSSAPLAYREEVEQIQYHLAQDEQRLEGYVAELEALGIVVRDRSVGLIDFPTKIDGVDATLSWKIGEPEIAHWYGVGHLADIRSPLSAEQKGEPQTEEKIATPSLSTGLTDPTVIISASGISPSGISLPARDALSPETQQNPEGHGKTGAGNTGSGDASV is encoded by the coding sequence GTGCAAGCACCCGCCACACGTTCCAGGCGATATACATTCGCATCTGCGAAGAAGTCGATGCCGCTGGTGCAGGCCATCACGAAGGATATTGTCGAACTTCATCGAGATCTGTTGGCTCGACATAGCCGACTGCAAGAGATGAAGTCGCGGCACCGCAGGGCCAACTCCTCGGCTCCACTGGCCTATCGGGAAGAAGTCGAGCAGATTCAGTACCACCTCGCTCAGGATGAACAACGCCTGGAAGGCTATGTTGCCGAGCTGGAAGCACTGGGTATTGTCGTTCGTGATCGCTCGGTGGGTCTGATTGATTTCCCGACGAAAATTGATGGTGTCGATGCCACACTTTCGTGGAAAATTGGTGAGCCCGAAATTGCCCACTGGTATGGTGTCGGTCATCTGGCGGACATCCGTTCTCCACTCTCTGCGGAACAGAAGGGAGAGCCTCAGACTGAAGAAAAAATTGCCACTCCCTCTCTTTCGACAGGGCTGACAGATCCCACAGTCATAATTTCAGCTTCTGGAATATCGCCATCAGGCATTTCCTTACCAGCTAGAGATGCACTGAGTCCTGAAACTCAGCAAAACCCGGAAGGCCATGGCAAAACGGGTGCAGGCAATACTGGTTCCGGTGATGCCTCCGTTTAG
- a CDS encoding 4Fe-4S binding protein: MRIWLQNVWLAVSSVIRGLWLTLRVWLKTYRRPTFTEVYEYPEQPIPLKARYRGFHRFDLTTCIGCDKCAVACPVDCIYINKSRVPGSKGFQVDGFAIDYTKCMFCALCVDPCPVDCIFMGSNHDLSCYNRDGCVVDYAKLPLEIAWGRATLTPNAVAASKVIDEPVWIKGESSTT, from the coding sequence ATGCGAATCTGGTTACAAAATGTCTGGCTGGCTGTCAGCAGTGTGATTCGGGGACTTTGGCTCACGTTGCGAGTGTGGCTGAAGACTTACCGTCGCCCGACCTTCACTGAAGTCTATGAGTATCCCGAGCAACCCATCCCGCTCAAGGCACGGTACAGGGGCTTCCATCGTTTTGATCTGACGACATGCATCGGCTGCGATAAATGTGCCGTGGCGTGCCCAGTGGATTGCATCTACATCAACAAATCCCGAGTTCCCGGAAGCAAGGGCTTTCAAGTTGATGGATTCGCAATTGATTACACCAAATGCATGTTCTGTGCGTTATGTGTGGATCCGTGCCCTGTCGATTGTATTTTTATGGGCTCGAATCACGACTTGAGCTGTTACAACCGAGACGGTTGTGTTGTCGACTATGCCAAGCTCCCCCTGGAAATTGCGTGGGGAAGAGCCACATTGACACCCAATGCAGTAGCAGCCTCAAAAGTGATCGATGAACCTGTGTGGATCAAAGGCGAATCTTCAACGACTTAG
- the pdxA gene encoding 4-hydroxythreonine-4-phosphate dehydrogenase PdxA: MDQHSYTTRPLIAITMGDPAGVGPELCVRLLAQPSVLEDSLPIIWGDAEVLEAAAASTGQKLATPVISLSEFTKGMSVTGPTVIDCGAIELSQFTPGTVNAATGDASFQYIQRAIDAALAGRVAAITTAPISKEALHLAGHQFPGHTEIFASRTQSNRWCMMQYSEEVVCTFVTVHCGYAEVPQLLSTQRILEVIELTHEALLKIRDRVPKILVCGLNPHAGEHGLFGQREEERIIAPAVDMARKQGFSVEGPLPPDTAFVPARRRTSDAVVCMYHDQGHIPVKALAFDSAVNTTLGLPIVRTSVDHGTALDIAWKGLANPGSLYAAIRLANKLATKSLKM; this comes from the coding sequence ATGGATCAGCACTCATACACCACCCGACCTCTTATTGCCATCACGATGGGTGACCCGGCTGGAGTTGGCCCGGAACTTTGTGTCCGATTACTGGCTCAGCCCTCAGTTCTTGAAGATAGTTTGCCGATCATCTGGGGTGATGCTGAGGTGCTGGAGGCGGCCGCAGCCAGTACGGGGCAGAAGCTGGCAACTCCCGTGATCTCATTATCAGAATTTACCAAGGGCATGTCTGTCACCGGGCCGACCGTGATTGATTGCGGGGCCATTGAGCTGAGCCAATTCACGCCCGGAACTGTGAATGCTGCCACGGGTGATGCCAGTTTTCAGTACATTCAGCGAGCGATTGACGCTGCCCTTGCTGGACGGGTGGCGGCAATTACAACGGCTCCCATCAGCAAAGAGGCACTTCATCTGGCGGGACATCAGTTTCCCGGCCACACCGAGATTTTCGCCAGCAGAACTCAATCGAATCGCTGGTGCATGATGCAGTATTCGGAAGAAGTCGTGTGCACTTTCGTGACAGTCCACTGTGGGTATGCTGAAGTGCCGCAATTGCTGAGCACTCAGCGAATTCTGGAAGTTATTGAACTCACTCACGAAGCGTTACTGAAAATTCGTGATCGAGTGCCAAAAATCCTTGTTTGCGGGCTGAACCCGCATGCGGGTGAACATGGATTATTTGGACAGAGGGAAGAAGAACGCATTATTGCACCGGCTGTCGACATGGCCAGAAAGCAGGGGTTTTCGGTCGAAGGGCCACTCCCACCCGATACCGCATTTGTTCCAGCACGCCGACGCACTTCTGACGCAGTGGTCTGTATGTATCACGATCAGGGACATATCCCCGTCAAGGCACTGGCCTTTGATTCCGCAGTGAATACCACTCTGGGCTTGCCGATTGTTCGCACCAGTGTTGATCACGGTACGGCTCTGGACATCGCCTGGAAAGGTCTGGCGAATCCTGGCAGCCTCTATGCAGCCATCCGATTAGCAAACAAACTGGCGACAAAATCGCTCAAGATGTAG